Part of the Phaeodactylum tricornutum CCAP 1055/1 chromosome 5, whole genome shotgun sequence genome is shown below.
AGGACGAGATGATTCCGCATAGAGCAGAGTCGTGGATCCTTTATGATTCGCGGAGACCACTTTCGCCTCAGACCTTCGCCACGTCGTCCCTTGGAAGGCAGCCGTGGAGACTACCCAAAACGCAGCCAAAACTGCGCAAACTTGCATTCTGCTCTCCAAGTGGGGCTTTCAGCACCTTTTTGTCAGGATGAACAATTCTATTTGGGGTTTTTGAGCAGGTTGTGATATGCTCGACACAAACGTCTCGGTAAAGACGGACTGACAGTTGCTGGCTTGTACGCGGTCAACAGTATGTTTCACCTTTTTGTTACGAGCAATAGGCAAAGGGTGCATTTCCCAGTTTCACCAACGTTGTGTCAAACAAGGGACGGTCTGACAGACAGCGAACTGACCGAGGCAATCCGCCAAGTTCAACCATGGACACGACGGTAGAATCGATCGGACAACCATAAATATTTTCGTAGGCAACTCCATTCAGCAAATAGGGTAGGGTGCACAAGCAGAGTATCTTTCTTACGGTGAAAGGCAACACTGACGGATAGTGGAAAACATTTACATGCATTAGTTCACTTTTGGGAAGGTCGCCCGAAAAGACATCTACAATACGGCGAGattgaaaaaaattgaaCTACAAAATTATAAAACTACTGTTTGACGGCTCTAGAGAGGTTGCGCCTTGCCTGCCCAATGATTTACTCTAAAAGAGTGACTGGTAGAGGTAGCCTAGGTAGCCGGTAGTGTTCGACATGAGCTTGCGGTCACAGAGAGGGGGGCGAAGCAAAACGTGAAATACAGGGCTCGCCAAGATTAAAAGTAAAGCACTTCGATTGTGTTCCTGACGCTGAAATTCTCGTTGCGAAGTGGGCTGGGAATTTGTTAACCTTGTCCATAATTGACAGACTGTGAACTTCGTCTTCTGACGAGAGAAAATGGATTCAGAAAGAGCGCTGGACTCCTGGATAATTCTTCTGCTCCTGACGCATTGGTGACACTGACTCCCAACTCATCTCGATGTCTGTGTTTCTGAAATGAGAAGAAAACGCATAGGAGAACATGCTAGATAAATCGAAATGTAGATCGGTAGTGAAGTACGACTTCTATTACTAAATATATCACATCTTCGATCCAGGACAAAATAAACATTTCAGAAAGCCCAACAATCGTCACATTCCCGTCAGTTGCTAAAGTGCGTGTTTTCGATTGTTTTGTTCCTCAGCGACATAGAATGAATTCTCTGGATTGCCGAAAGATGATGTCTCAATAATTGGAATCAGAAAAAAGGTCAGTGATCGACTCCACGGAAGCACGTTGGGTATACTGCACTTCACAAAAACAAGGTAATCGAACCCCGGGTCATAAAACccaccaacgaaacaaccTCGGATGCAATCGAAAAACAgtcgtctttcttctctAACCTTTACAACCCCCCACTACAGCATCATGGAAGCGTATGCGAGCAGTCTGAAACGTTCAATGCCCTTCAACAACCTCATCGCCATGAGCGACGCCGGCGGCAGCAAGAACAGCGGTCGATGGTTCGaagacgacgccgtcgtccgCACGGGACGAAAGGAGCACAAGCGACAACGCCTGGTCTCTCTTTACGACGACGGTGGCAGTGATGGGGGCACCAAACACTGTGACGCTCCTGCTACTGCAGCGCTGGAAGCAGCACTTGCTGACGAGAATGACTTCGAATTCTCGTTTCCACATGTCGTCGAATCATCGGTGTTTTTCTCACCAAATAATTGCG
Proteins encoded:
- a CDS encoding predicted protein codes for the protein MQSKNSRLSSLTFTTPHYSIMEAYASSLKRSMPFNNLIAMSDAGGSKNSGRWFEDDAVVRTGRKEHKRQRLVSLYDDGGSDGGTKHCDAPATAALEAALADENDFEFSFPHVVESSVFFSPNNCELDLLRDFHQKMAYKGKPMMSKSPNSVTDVSCMLTRLTTSA